A portion of the Phaeodactylum tricornutum CCAP 1055/1 chromosome 7, whole genome shotgun sequence genome contains these proteins:
- a CDS encoding predicted protein, producing the protein TSVQQIDRLLQENYKWRNLNPFFVLDLDHVANKDDISRRYKALSLLLHPDKNRDNPRAQDAYDEVLKAKAALDDEHKASHVRQLIEQGMRQGKADFDRLGSSHGEQTLQSMQSKAVQKIFAQIEFKRREIEQRERNFSQREQQKEEDDLEKERSARTFDKNWKQEERVDKRIGSWRNFQNKRPKKA; encoded by the coding sequence ACGTCCGTACAACAGATTGATCGATTGTTGCAAGAAAATTACAAATGGCGAAATCTCAATCCTTTTTTTGTTCTTGATTTGGATCACGTTGCTAACAAGGATGATATTTCGAGACGATACAAAGCCCTTTCTCTGCTCCTGCACCCTGACAAGAATCGGGATAACCCGCGCGCTCAAGACGCCTACGACGAGGTGCTAAAGGCAAAAGCAGCTTTGGATGATGAGCACAAGGCGAGTCATGTACGTCAGTTGATTGAACAGGGCATGCGGCAGGGGAAGGCTGATTTCGACCGACTGGGTAGCTCTCATGGAGAGCAAACGCTGCAAAGTATGCAGTCCAAGGCTGTGCAAAAGATCTTTGCCCAAATTGAATTCAAGCGGCGGGAAATAGAGCAGAGAGAACGAAATTTCTCACAACGTGAGCAGCaaaaggaggaagacgatctCGAGAAGGAACGCAGCGCTCGGACGTTTGACAAGAACTGGAAACAAGAGGAACGAGTCGATAAACGTATTGGTAGTTGGCGAAActttcaaaacaaaagacCAAAGAAGGCGTAA
- a CDS encoding predicted protein: protein FWHPQLQWSTEPGVARCVVGYSGGNEPDPTYQTIKDHTEAVLIEYNPDMISYEKILKLAKADYPYSPQKRQYRSGVFYLTEEQAKSAKEFVGKLSAKHSGERKLYVDIEPVTKFYRGEEYHQFFLEKQTSNRGLQMF from the exons TTTTGGCATCCGCAACTCCAATGGAGCACT GAGCCTGGAGTTGCGCGCTGTGTCGTGGGATACAGCGGAGGAAACGAGCCTGATCCGACATACCAAACGATTAAG GACCATACGGAAGCTGTGCTGATCGAGTACAACCCCGACATGATCTCGTACGAAAAAATTCTCAAACTGGCAA AAGCGGACTACCCATACTCGCCGCAAAAGCGTCAATACCGTTCAGGTGTTTTTTACTTGACCGAAGAGCAGGCAAAGTCGGCCAAGGAATTCGTTGGCAAATTAAGCGCTAAACACTCCGGTGAACGCAAGCTCTACGTTGACATTGAGCCTGTGACAAAGTTTTACCGCGGTGAAGAATACCACCAGTTCTTTTTGGAGAAGCAAACCAGCAACAGGGGTCTTCAAATGTTCTAG
- a CDS encoding predicted protein encodes MTGGTQGSTSFITVATCNLNQWALDFDGNADRIIESCREAKRLGASYRLGPELEIPGYGCEDHFLENDTFAHCWESLVMILESGVTDEMLCDLGMPVLFCGVRYNCRVLVRCRKILLIRPKVAMADNGNYRESRYFTAYRSPIDTKCEKLILPKVFHEKFGQLSAPFGTRFLEFADGVSIGCESCEELWTPRATHIELALQGAEICGNGSGSHHELRKLNQRLELIVSATRKCGGVYLYANQRGCDGGRMYYDGGALIVCNGKILAQAQQFSLEDVQVVAATVDLDDVRSYRASIPSFGVQATESQRAQSQRSFIECSDYLVNEGASSLMSATSISQSPRVHCPEEECCLGPACWLWDYLRRSGAAGFFLPLSGGADSSSVAAIVGAMCKMATAAARADPNGVVATDCRKICRQEGLWVPSSSHELANFVLHTTYMGTENSSENTTSRARRLGEVIGSYHLSIKIDTMVQAVVKVFSTTTGHTPRFSVRGGSVAEDLALQNIQARLRMVTAYLYAQLLPWVRGRSGFLLVLGSANVDEGLRGYMTKYDCSSADLNPIGAISKGDLKKMLEWAAKTYDWEILAEIAGAPPTAELRPKGEGVGATTEHSQLDEEEMGMSYEELGFFGTLRKISRCGPVSMFRKLCVIWNHLPPHEVGAKVKRFFYFYSINRHKMCTITPSYHAEGYSPDDNRFDLRQFLYNARWPRQFSVIDKLVEGQEDLTANE; translated from the exons ATGACGGGGGGAACACAGGGTAGTACATCTTTCATTACCGTTGCCACTTGCAACCTAAACCAGTGGGCGCTGGATTTCGACGGAAATGCAGATCGTATTATCGAAAGCTGTCGAGAGGCCAAGCGTCTTGGCGCGTCCTACCGACTCGGACCCGAACTGGAAATTCCAGGTTATGGATGTGAAGATCATTTTCTAGAAAACGATACTTTCGCACACTGCTGGGAGAGTCTCGTGATGATTCTAGAAAGTGGAGTGACGGATGAGATGCTATGTGATCTCGGGATGCCTGTTTTGTTTTGTGGAGTACGCTACAACTGCCGAGTTCTGGTGCGATGCCGAAAGATTCTTTTAATTCGCCCGAAAGTCGCAATGGCAGACAACGGCAACTATCGCGAATCAAGATACTTTACCGCGTATCGATCACCGATCGATACGAAGTGTGAAAAACTGATTCTTCCGAAGGTTTTTCACGAGAAGTTTGGACAGCTATCAGCTCCGTTTGGAACGCGTTTTCTCGAGTTTGCCGACGGCGTTTCAATTGGATGCGAGAGCTGCGAAGAACTTTGGACGCCTCGAGCAACCCACATTGAACTAGCATTGCAAGGTGCCGAAATTTGTGGAAACGGCTCCGGAAGTCACCACGAGCTACGCAAACTGAATCAACGATTGGAGCTCATCGTATCAGCAACCAGGAAATGTGGCGGTGTCTATCTTTACGCCAATCAACGAGGCTGCGATGGTGGTCGCATGTACTATGACGGTGGAGCATTAATTGTCTGCAATGGCAAGATCCTGGCGCAGGCACAACAGTTCAGTCTGGAAGATGTGCAAGTCGTTGCCGCAACCGTAGACCTTGACGATGTCCGCTCATATCGTGCTTCAATCCCTTCTTTTGGTGTGCAGGCAACGGAATCGCAACGCGCTCAGTCGCAACGATCCTTTATAGAATGCTCTGACTATCTGGTTAACGAAGGTGCAAGTTCTCTTATGTCGGCGACCTCAATTTCCCAATCACCTCGTGTTCATTGTCCAGAGGAAGAGTGTTGCTTGGGCCCTGCTTGTTGGTTGTGGGATTATCTGCGTCGTTCAGGAGCTGCGGGATTCTTTTTGCCGCTGTCGGGAGGGGCCGATTCCTCGTCAGTGGCTGCCATTGTTGGGGCGATGTGCAAAATGGCGACAGCCGCTGCACGTGCTGATCCGAATGGAGTAGTGGCCACCGATTGTCGCAAAATCTGTCGCCAGGAGGGGCTCTGGGTGCCGTCATCATCTCATGAATTGGCGAATTTCGTCTTGCATACAACTTACATGGGCACTGAAAACTCGTCAGAAAATACTACGTCCCGAGCTCGTCGACTTGGTGAAGTAATCGGCTCGTACCACTTATCAATCAAGATTGATACAATGGTGCAAGCTGTCGTCAAGGTCTTCTCTACGACGACAGGTCATACTCCACGATTTTCAGTTCGAGGTGGGTCCGTAGCTGAGGATTTGGCCTTACAAAATATCCAAGCAAGATTACGGATGGTTACTGCCTATCTTTACGCTCAGCTGTTGCCTTGGGTACGTGGGCGTTCGGGATTTTTGTTGGTACTGGGAAGCGCCAATGTGGATGAAGGATTACGTGGATACATGACAAAGTATGACTGCTCTTCGGCGGATTTGAACCCCATTGGTGCCATCTCGAAAGGCGATCTCAAGAAAATGCTCGAATGGGCCGCAAAAACGTATGATTGGGAAATACTTGCAGAAATCGCAGGTGCGCCACCAACAGCAGAGCTTCGACCGAAAGGAGAAGGTGTTGGAGCTACAACAGAACATTCGCAattggacgaagaggaaatgGGCATGTCGTATGAAGAGCTCGGATTTTTTGGAACGCTGCGAAAGATTTCACGTTGCGGACCCGTCTCGAT GTTTCGCAAATTGTGTGTGATATGGAATCATTTGCCGCCTCATGAAGTCGGCGCCAAAGTAAAACGGTTCTTTTATTTTTATTCGATCAATCGGCACAAAATGTGCACAATCACACCATCGTATCATGCGGAAGGATATTCACCGGATGACAACCGTTTCGATTTACGTCAATTTCTTTACAATGCACGATGGCCTCGACAGTTTTCTGTCATCGATAAACTCGTGGAGGGACAAGAGGACTTAACAGCAAACGAATAA
- the ACS4 gene encoding long chain acyl-coa synthetase (Catalyzes the formation of acyl-CoA from free fatty acid and CoA. Similar to metazoan long-chain acyl-CoA ligases. Lacks transmembrane domains by computer-prediction.; long chain acyl-CoA ligase), whose product MSSLPLSTSEASQEVAIRMGNEGIASLPPKTVMQNFDAQVTKNGNRTALYHKRPKQGQDVADVAWTKYSWKEYRQQVDSFGKALLKVGFARFDTINIIGFNAPEWFFANFGAIAAGGIPAGVYTTNNPEACAYVAEHSEAKVVVCEGVKQLEKYYEISRNLPNLTALVMYGTDSIPEDVKSKCSVPVYTFEGFLDLGKDVSDTDLKARTDSWKAGETCTLIYTSGTTGPPKAVMITNDNITWTIETLMGRTRKGTLDHNDVMISYLPLSHIAAQMLDMHNPMATGTQLYFADANALKGSLGQTLKEVRPTVFFGVPRVWEKIYDKLQEVARSSTGIKKMLSTWAKGKAAAHWESLEYGSKSGSPFMLFLAKKLLHKAHLALGFDRCIQFYVSAAPIEVKILKYFMSLDIPIMELFGQSECTGPHAVNGYDAFKVGTVGRPLIGTETKIDEATGELCYRGRHIFAGYMGMPDKTTETIDSQGWLHSGDIVAIDSDHHPEIKKPSGFISITGRIKELIITAGGENVAPVLIEDELKAAMPALANAMVIGDKRKFLSVLLCLQVEPDIEGNPTNKLTGNALEAAKTIGSKAKTTNEARDDPKWKEYFDKGLEVANKKAISRASRVGKWALLSTDFSEVGGELTPTMKLKRNVTAEKFADTIDAMYA is encoded by the exons ATGAGCTCGTTGCCTCTTTCAACCTCGGAGGCTTCTCAGGAAGTTGCCATTCGCATGGGAAATGAAGGCATTGCCTCACTCCCGCCCAAAACCGTCATGCAGAACTTTGATGCGCAGGTGACGAAGAATGGAAACCGCACAGCCTTGTACCACAAACGCCCCAAGCAG GGCCAAGACGTGGCGGATGTCGCTTGGACGAAGTATAGCTGGAAGGAATATCGTCAGCAGGTCGACAGTTTTGGTAAAGCTTTGCTCAAAGTAGGCTTTGCCCGTTTCGACACGATCAATATTATTGGATTCAACGCTCCCGAATGGTTCTTTGCGAACTTTGGTGCTATCGCGGCGGGAGGAATCCCTGCCGGTGTCTACACGACCAACAACCCGGAAGCGTGCGCGTACGTAGCCGAGCATTCGGAGGCCAAGGTCGTCGTCTGTGAAGGCGTCAAGCAACTCGAAAAGTACTACGAAATCAGCAGGAATTTGCCCAATTTGACGGCTCTGGTCATGTACGGAACCGATAGTATTCCGGAGGACGTCAAGTCCAAGTGTTCCGTTCCGGTTTACACCTTCGAAGGGTTTCTTGACCTTGGCAAAGATGTCTCCGATACGGATTTGAAAGCCCGTACGGACTCGTGGAAGGCAGGGGAGACGTGCACTTTGATCTACACTAG CGGAACGACCGGTCCTCCCAAGGCGGTCATGATCACCAACGATAACATCACGTGGACCATTGAGACCTTGATGGGTCGCACGCGCAAGggaactctggaccacaaCGACGTCATGATTTCGTACCTTCCCCTCAGTCATATTGCCGCGCAAATGTTGGATATGCACAACCCAATGGCGACGGGGACGCAGCTCTATTTCGCCGATGCGAACGCGCTGAAGGGATCCTTGGGACAAACCCTCAAGGAAGTTCGGCCTACGGTCTTTTTCGGTGTACCTCGTGTATGGGAGAAGATTTACG ACAAGCTCCAGGAAGTCGCCCGTTCTAGTACCGGCATAAAAAAGATGCTATCAACCTGGGCCAAGGGTAAAGCGGCTGCTCACTGGGAGTCTCTCGAATACGGATCGAAATCCGGCAGCCCTTTCATGCTGTTCCTGGCCAAAAAGCTCCTGCACAAGGCGCACTTGGCTCTGGGTTTCGACCGTTGCATTCAGTTTTATGTGAGTGCCGCTCCCATTGAAGTGAAAATTCTCAAATATTTCATGTCCCTGGATATTCCTATCATGGAACTTTTTGGTCAGTCGGAATGTACCGGACCGCATGCAGTCAACGGCTACGACGCCTTCAAGGTTGGAACGGTTGGACGCCCGTTGATTGGAACCGAAACCAAGATTGACGAGGCCACCGGGGAGCTTTGCTACCGTGGCCGTCATATTTTTGCTGGATATATGGGTATGCCCGACAAGACCACCGAAACGATTGATTCCCAGGGCTGGTTGCATTCCGGAGACATTGTGGCCATCGATAGCGATCACCACCCTGAAATCAAGAAACCCAGCGGTTTCATTAGTATTACTGGTAGAATCAAGGAGCTGATCATTACAGCTGGAGGTGAAAATGTTGCGCCAGTCTTGATCGAAGACGAGTTGAAGGCCGCCATGCCAGCGTTGGCCAATGCGATGGTTATTGGAGACAAGCGCAAATTCCTGAGCGTCCTCCTGTGCCTCCAAGTCGAACCCGACATTGAAGGCAATCCGACCAACAAACTCACCGGAAACGCATTGGAAGCCGCCAAAACTATTGGAAGCAAGGCCAAGACAACTAACGAAGCTCGTGACGACCCCAAGTGGAAGGAGTATTTCGATAAGGGTCTCGAAGTGGCTAACAAGAAGGCGATTTCTCGCGCTTCTCGTGTCGGAAAGTGGGCGCTGCTTTCCACAGACTTTAGCGAAGTTGGCGGCGAATTAACTCCTACTATGAAGTTGAAGCGCAACGTTACGGCGGAAAAGTTCGCCGATACTATCGACGCCATGTACGCGTAG
- a CDS encoding predicted protein, which yields MTVSQSSTIRRTAHDPYGAAVRITVPSDATFPDNNNKDHNNGAHTTDQDDDWSVQVEQLLDDLQAFSWMPHSGNAAYVRTTIHPRETVPDRTSVTSSTTTKSHHPIRNTVSSASPPVVAPADHEDKPEESQARTWARRMRRAVQSWTRAQAALAHEAQEREETIRKLSRELNTWRRDVPLAWKHHWRIQEQLRDTVRKQQDRIDALQQELLAAQQQKGKENASGRATTDAVLSRSTSGPSLPATRDETGPTHVHEPSPSPLPREPTVAPTQPPQSLPPATQYISAPSISPTRTYDVVSVMTDERSEISRQSFPSTTPPANYLKPWTPGLGKTPASRVSLSPNTHPSQPSMPSTPFVQTTPSRTAHRRTVRDPSGTIVTHYQNGAQKEKYTDGTVLIRYPNGDLETRHRDSTAYLFSNLQTLQINQMDGSIVWEFPNGQTERHWPDGSKVVRFPDGQSREFHPNPSSRPETPVAHETLTVL from the coding sequence ATGACGGTCTCCCAATCCTCTACGATTCGAAGAACGGCGCACGATCCCTACGGTGCTGCGGTACGGATCACCGTACCGTCGGATGCGACATTccccgacaacaacaacaaagaccaCAATAATGGTGCGCACACCACCGATCAGGACGATGATTGGAGTGTGCAGGTAGAACAACTCTTGGACGATTTACAAGCCTTTTCATGGATGCCGCATTCCGGAAACGCAGCGTACGTCCGGACGACTATTCATCCCCGTGAAACCGTACCCGACCGCACGAGTGTCACATCGAGCACCACCACAAAGTCGCATCATCCCATCCGGAACACTGTGAGTAGTGCCTCACCACCCGTCGTGGCGCCAGCCGACCATGAGGACAAGCCGGAGGAGAGTCAAGCCCGTACGTGGGCTCGTCGGATGCGTCGGGCTGTCCAAAGCTGGACCCGAGCACAAGCCGCTCTCGCACACGAGGCCCAAGAGCGGGAAGAAACCATCCGGAAACTCTCCCGTGAACTGAATACCTGGCGTCGGGATGTTCCTCTCGCCTGGAAACATCACTGGCGGATCCAGGAACAATTGCGCGATACCGTTCGCAAGCAGCAAGACAGAATTGATGCGTTGCAGCAAGAACTCTTGGCTgcccaacaacaaaaagggAAGGAAAATGCTTCTGGTAGAGCCACCACCGATGCAGTTCTCTCTCGGTCCACGTCCGGGCCATCCCTTCCCGCCACGAGAGACGAAACCGGTCCAACCCACGTGCACGAGCCCTCGCCCAGCCCACTCCCTCGCGAACCGACAGTTGCTCCTACTCAACCACCACAATCTCTACCACCCGCAACCCAATACATTTCCGCACCATCCATCTCCCCCACACGCACGTACGACGTTGTTTCCGTCATGACTGACGAACGGTCCGAAATCTCCCGCCAATCCTTCCCCTCGACAACTCCCCCTGCAAACTACCTCAAACCGTGGACTCCGGGCCTCGGTAAGACCCCCGCTTCCAGGGTTTCCCTATCTCCCAACACGCATCCTTCCCAGCCCTCGATGCCGTCTACTCCGTTCGTCCAAACCACGCCTTCTCGCACCGCTCACCGACGCACAGTCCGGGACCCTTCCGGAACCATCGTTACACACTATCAGAACGGTGCgcagaaagaaaaatacaCTGACGGGACCGTACTCATTCGCTATCCCAACGGAGATTTGGAAACCCGACACCGAGACTCCACCGCTTATCTTTTCAGCAATTTGCAGACGCTCCAAATTAACCAAATGGACGGGTCCATCGTGTGGGAGTTCCCCAACGGACAAACCGAACGACACTGGCCCGATGGTTCCAAGGTCGTGCGCTTTCCCGACGGGCAGTCTCGGGAATTCCATCCAAACCCTAGTAGCCGTCCGGAGACGCCCGTTGCGCACGAAACCTTGACCGTTCTGTGA
- a CDS encoding predicted protein, with the protein MIGNSNQQHVGDSRRVALGTRVPLGRRGTKDDAKPTPKPSSSLHVTFPRTTPLDKENGHGIRRDGRPTTTATKTSTTGSGSSARLDAKSTTTTTTPREVSFRSVLRATVTPRRPHQSTVPSRLPPHTPAVPAPGRHQIATTPRSLLTNELELLDGDDTFLCSPAVGTPRLPLPTFHMPEATPAIQESAKAVEGPVPSMEPTRSTQHPRLPPVVPAVPISVPNSQAPSTRPPVAEPRMRPQASQQLPTTNRTVVSRVEAPPPSTQSRWARNRLSTYPTPSPTPFTPRGVCMDLSDMFQDASFSTRATAHKSASRAHVPHSVTSRRALLASVAKPTPADTSLLDNEQDHDWADQQCQAFSSWLNYTFTPSEDKDHEAALASETTHERGVALRTLVLHQRMAQARRSALALFHTDPVLQKSRQRLLQEISKGKLRIRPDRDLAVNLTLRNQAVALCLSYSTPWLRLGLETLFGESILPSVPHHFSPHGNPVASRKVPTTRMKAALQTFLIQRVLSDDLVLAKYTKGLCKVPSGSFETKYRAEIRNLALYRLLLLFLFLDRAKENNLLDKAPRLFAKTASVKSTREVLLTFCRDFLSSEGDFVKHLSRMGIQVHYKQEPVDELDFTITNLAVDLRDGVRLARLLEILSHAPRKSLLVKLRLPAVSRLQKLHNVGLVLRRFRNMGVPLSDEVVAHHIVDGHREMVLKLMWAVVAHCCLNDLVNVHAVEAEIARVERAHRQAVVYQNYEPDVKVPSVLEELHSLLLRWCHAVCSTLGTAVRNLTTDFADGRAICLLIHYYHPALLRLSEIRPTSRFSPRSLTQVRALENEMYNSQLANTRMSELGGIPRIVPECDTNNVPEAKSMLLCLSFLCSRLLESSTEIRAILLIQNRYRAYRKARLRRRQRHSTTAQPSGSSNDSYEMVRRD; encoded by the exons ATGATTGGGAATTCCAATCAACAACACGTGGGGGATTCCCGTCGCGTAGCGCTCGGTACCCGTGTGCCGTTGGGACGACGCGGAACCAAGGACGATGCGAAACCCACTCCCaagccgtcgtcgtcgttgcaCGTGACGTTCCCGCGAACAACGCCCCTCGATAAGGAAAATGGACACGGAATCCGTCGTGACGGCCGGCCGACAACAACCGCAACGAAGACTAGTACTACTGGTAGTGGTAGTAGTGCTCGTCTGGATGCCAAgagcacgacgacgacgacgactccaCGTGAGGTGAGCTTTCGCAGTGTGCTACGGGCCACCGTTACACCCCGACGTCCCCACCAAAGTACCGTTCCGTCACGCTTGCCACCGCACACTCCGGCGGTTCCCGCACCCGGACGACACCAGATCGCGACAACGCCGCGGTCACTACTCACCAACGAACTCGAGTTACTGGACGGTGACGATACCTTCTTGTGCTCACCAGCCGTCGGGACACCGAGACTGCCTTTACCAACGTTTCACATGCCGGAAGCGACTCCAGCAATCCAGGAATCGGCAAAAGCGGTTGAGGGTCCCGTACCGTCCATGGAACCCACTAGGTCTACCCAGCACCCGCGTCTCCCACCCGTAGTTCCGGCTGTCCCGATTTCCGTTCCCAACTCCCAGGCTCCCTCCACCCGACCTCCCGTAGCGGAGCCACGCATGCGTCCACAGGCCAGTCAACAACTACCTACCACTAATCGCACAGTTGTATCCCGTGTTGAGGCTCCTCCGCCTTCCACGCAATCGCGCTGGGCCCGGAATCGTCTCTCTACCTACCCGACACCTTCGCCGACTCCCTTTACGCCACGAGGCGTCTGTATGGACTTGTCCGACATGTTTCAAGACGCTTCGTTTTCTACTCGCGCCACGGCACACAAAAGTGCTTCTCGTGCTCACGTGCCGCACTCCGTTACCAGTCGACGCGCCTTGCTCGCCTCCGTCGCCAAACCCACTCCGGCGGATACTTCTCTACTAGACAATGAACAGGATCACGACTGGGCTGATCAACAATGTCAGGCTTTTTCTTCCTGGCTCAACTACACCTTTACTCCCTCGGAAGACAAGGACCACGAAGCGGCCTTGGCGTCGGAAACCACGCACGAAAGGGGTGTCGCCTTACGCACCCTCGTACTACACCAACGCATGGCCCAAGCCCGTCGCTCCGCCCTCGCCCTCTTTCACACCGATCCCGTCCTCCAAAAGAGCCGTCAACGATTGTTGCAGGAAATCAGCAAGGGAAAACTACGGATTCGCCCGGACCGGGATTTGGCCGTCAATCTCACGCTCCGCAACCAAGCCGTCGCACTCTGTTTGTCCTACTCCACACCCTGGCTCCGACTCGGGTTGGAAACATTGTTCGGGGAAAGCATACTGCCGTCCGTACCGCACCACTTTTCGCCCCACGGTAACCCTGTCGCCTCGCGCAAGGTGCCCACTACGCGCATGAAAGCGGCGCTCCAGACCTTTTTGATTCAACGCGTCTTGTCCGACGATCTCGTCCTGGCCAAGTACACCAAAGGACTCTGCAAGGTCCCGTCCGGTAGCTTCGAAACCAAATACCGAGCCGAAATACGCAACCTCGCCCTGTACCGTCtcttgctcctttttctctttctggATCGTGCGAAAGAAAATAATCTATTGGACAAGGCACCGCGATTGTTCGCCAAAACGGCCTCGGTCAAATCGACCCGGGAAGTACTGCTCACGTTTTGCCGCGATTTCTTGTCGTCCGAAGGTGATTTCGTTAAACACTTGTCCCGCATGGGAATCCAAGTGCACTACAAGCAAGAACCTGTGGACGAGTTGGATTTCACCATTACCAACCTTGCCGTAGATCTGCGCGACGGAGTGCGCTTGGCACGCTTGCTCGAAATTCTCTCGCATGCACCGCGCAAGTCGCTTTTGGTGAAACTGCGGTTACCAGCTGTCTCTCGTCTGCAAAAGCTCCACAATGTCGGGCTGGTACTCCGACGTTTTCGGAACATGGGGGTGCCCCTGTCGGACGAAGTAGTCGCTCACCATATTGTCGACGGACACCGCGAAATGGTGCTCAAGCTCATGTGGGCTGTGGTTGCCCATTGTTGTTTGAACGATCTCGTAAACGTTCATGCGGTCGAAGCCGAAATTGCTCGTGTGGAACGCGCCCACCGGCAAGCCGTTGTTTACCAGAATTACGAACCCGACGTTAAGGTCCCTTCCGTACTGGAAGAGTTGCATTCTCTCCTACTACGCTGGTGCCATGCCGTCTGCTCCACCTTGGGAACGGCGGTCCGGAACCTGACGACCGACTTTGCCGACGGCCGTGCCATTTGTCTGTTGATTCACTACTATCACCCCGCACTACTGCGCTTGTCCGAGATTCGACCAACGTCACGTTTTTCGCCACGATCGCTGACGCAAGTCCGTGCCTTGGAAAATGAAATGTACAATTCACAACTGGCCAACACACGCATGTCCGAGCTGGGTGGTATTCCGAGAATCGTGCCCGAGTGCGATACGAACAACGTCCCGGAAGCTAAGTCCATGCTACTCTGCCTTTCCTTTCTGTGTTCCCGTCTGTTGGAGTCTAGTACAGAGATCCGTGCGATTCTTCTCATTCAGAATCGGTACCGCGCCTACCGGAAAGCTCGGTTgcgtcgacgacaacgg CATTCCACTACGGCCCAGCCGTCCGGATCATCGAACGATTCGTACGAAATGGTAAGGAGAGACTGA
- a CDS encoding predicted protein yields the protein FLAVGSNLGDRYCNIRTALQLLCNSSDTKLMRTSFWHETAPMYVTDQPSFLNGAVSLETNLEPHDLLQTIKTIEAQVGRDLSAMRNGPRPVDLDILLYERRLSPSTANAESHASWEPRLVDTNDLVVPHSRITEREFVLAPLCEVAGPDLEHPVRKTSVRKLLEEKNKEPTVRVIPLPRSRMLYFNETLIMGVLNVTPDSFSDGGKWEDSTRNAVERALEMEQQGAHIVDIGGESTRPGADDVSAEEELRRTIPVIEGIRESTWVVAISIDTRKSVVARAAVNAGADIVNDVSGGTFDDLMLSTVAELGVPIVLMHMRGTPKTMQSMTEYEDVVADVARTLMERSQAAECAGIPRWIQILDPGIGFAKDQRQNLLLLKDMLRLRALTDELPILIGTSRKGFIGKITGVSRAEDRDVGSVASFISALSFGSRSKSCDIVRVHNVEAARHAALVLDAIKQVR from the exons TTTTTGGCCGTTGGATCTAATCTTGGTGACCGATACTGTAACATTCGAACAGCGTTACAGCTGTTGTGCAATTCTTCGGATACCAAGCTGATGCGAACGTCATTTTGGCACGAGACGGCCCCCATGTATGTGACGGATCAACCGTCGTTTTTGAATGGTGCCGtgtctttggaaacaaaTTTGGAGCCACACGATCTTTTACAAACAATTAAGACTATCGAAGCACAGGTTGGTCGAGACTTGAGCGCCATGCGCAACGGCCCCCGGCCGGTCGACTTGGATATTCTCTTGTACGAAAGACGACTTTCTCCATCAACAGCGAACGCTGAATCGCATGCTTCATGGGAACCACGACTGGTGGACACGAACGACCTTGTGGTCCCACATTCACGCATCACGGAGCGTGAATTTGTTCTGGCGCCCTTATGTGAGGTAGCAGGGCCTGATCTTGAGCATCCGGTTCGAAAGACCTCCGTACGAAAGTTATTGGAGGA GAAAAATAAGGAACCTACCGTGAGGGTAATCCCACTGCCACGATCTCGTATGCTTTATTTCAACGAAACCTTAATAATGGGAGTACTGAATGTCACACCCGACAGCTTCAGCGACGGTGGCAAGTGGGAAGACTCGACCAGGAATGCGGTGGAACGGGccttggaaatggaacagCAAGGAGCTCATATTGTAGATATTGGCGGCGAGTCAACGCGGCCAGGTGCAGATGACGTGTCAGCTGAGGAAGAATTACGACGAACTATTCCTGTAATTGAAGGGATTCGTGAAAGTACGTGGGTA GTTGCTATTTCGATCGACACGCGGAAGTCGGTAGTGGCTAGAGCCGCCGTAAATGCCGGGGCCGATATAGTCAATGACGTTTCTGGTGGTACGTTTGACGACCTTATGCTGTCTACTGTGGCTGAGCTAGGTGTACCCATTGTATTGATGCATATGAGAGGTACTCCTAAAACCATGCAATCCATGACGGAGTACGAAGACGTCGTTGCTGATGTTGCTCGAACCCTCATGGAGCGATCGCAAGCAGCGGAATGTGCAGGTATTCCGCGTTGGATACAAATCCTTGACCCTGGAATCGGCTTTGCAAAAGACCAACGTCAAAATCTTCTCTTGCTAAAAGACATGTTGCGTCTGCGGGCACTCACGGATGAATTGCCCATATTAATCGGTACAAGTCGAAAAGGTTTCATTGGAAAAATAACTGGTGTAAGCCGAGCTGAAGATAGAGATGTCGGAAGCGTTGCATCTTTTATATCAGCCCTGTCCTTTGGGTCTCGGTCAAAAAGTTGTGACATTGTCCGGGTTCACAATGTCGAAGCAGCACGGCATGCTGCATTGGTCTTAGACGCAATAAAGCAAGTAAGATAG